A single region of the Spirochaetota bacterium genome encodes:
- a CDS encoding DUF501 domain-containing protein encodes MSSNQITDCMNEIKPERFPSTPRDERVIRWQLGRDDIFLGGVVERCDYGFPRIMLLNPLPSDETRGGVRYEAVTNIIWLTCPFLNECIHELEQEGYIEKVSALIGGDLELRTKMEAAHARFYYLRKNFYKRYFGTAPEEDRASVFNVGIAGIRDIGAIKCLHAHFAHFRICDDNVAGVITSRLLNDKINCDEVRCRNAG; translated from the coding sequence ATGAGTTCGAACCAGATTACAGATTGTATGAACGAAATCAAGCCGGAGCGGTTCCCCAGCACTCCCCGCGATGAGCGGGTCATTCGCTGGCAGCTGGGCCGGGACGATATCTTCCTGGGCGGTGTCGTCGAACGGTGCGATTATGGATTCCCCCGTATAATGCTCCTTAACCCGCTGCCGTCCGATGAAACCCGGGGAGGGGTGCGTTACGAGGCGGTGACCAATATCATCTGGCTGACATGCCCCTTCCTTAACGAATGTATCCACGAATTGGAGCAGGAAGGGTATATCGAAAAGGTGTCGGCGCTCATTGGCGGGGATCTCGAGTTGAGAACTAAAATGGAAGCCGCCCACGCGCGCTTCTACTATCTTCGAAAGAATTTTTACAAGCGGTATTTCGGAACCGCGCCGGAAGAGGACCGCGCGAGCGTTTTCAATGTGGGCATCGCCGGCATTAGGGACATCGGGGCGATCAAGTGCCTGCATGCGCATTTTGCCCATTTTCGGATTTGTGACGACAATGTCGCGGGCGTGATCACGTCCCGCCTGCTGAACGACAAAATAAATTGCGACGAGGTACGGTGCCGCAATGCTGGTTAA
- the nifJ gene encoding pyruvate:ferredoxin (flavodoxin) oxidoreductase, producing MSETKKEMKSMDGNMAAAHVAYAFTEVAAIYPITPSSPIAEYIDDWAAAGKRNIFGNVIRVVELQSEAGAAGAVHGALQSGVLSSTYTASQGLLLMIPNMYKMSGELLPAVLHVTARSLSTHALSIFGDHSDVYAVRQTGFAMLASGSVQEVMDLGSVAHLAAIKGRVPFLHFFDGFRTSHEIQKIEVIDYNQLAGLLDYTALEEFRHRALNPENPVTRGTSQNPDIYFQMREASNRYYDAIPDMVEGYMREISNITGREYLPFNYYGAKDAEYVIVAMGSVTETLKEVIDVLVSQGEKVGLLSVHLYRPFSKKYFMKVIPSTVRRIAVLDRTKEPGANGGPLYREVREIFYTADKSPIVVGGIYGLSSKDVTPGRLLPVFDNLKSFEPKNFFTVGIIDDVTFRSLPIGEQRYLGPKNTFAAKFYGLGADGTVGANKNSMKIIGDNTGLYAQAYFAYDAKKSGGLTVSHLRFCKDPIKSTYLIHHPSFVACHVPSYIYQYDVLDGLDREGTFLLNSIWDAEETKRRLPDRMKKYLADYEIKFYVINATKIAEDLGLGNRTNSIMQAAFFKLSGVIEYEKAVEYMNKAIKKSYGLKGEHVVKMNIDAIAHAAEGLIKIEIPSEWKNISLLKSNNIFGKKSFVNKVFEPMNVQEGNQLSVSAFIDRPDGTFPQGTAALEKRGIAVKVPEWIPANCIQCNQCSYVCPHAVIRPFLLDAKEAASLPGGIPVLDGKGKDLDAYKFRIQVSVLDCTGCGNCADICPAKEKALVMMPLDSQLDQANNWMHMHHNVTYKDTVLPKTTIKGSQFAQPLFEFSGACSGCGETPYIKLLTQLFGDRMMIANATGCSSIYGGTAPSTPYTVNAKGRGPSWASSLFEDAAEYGYGMYLGVEHMKQRIIDLTKKFLEGGLSPETKLALGEWIENRNDAQKSIEITARLIPLLEAESDNSAKEILSLRQYLIKKSVWSIGGDGWAYDIGFGGLDHVIASGEDINLLVLDTEVYSNTGGQSSKSTPTAAVAKFAAAGKRIRKKDLGMMAMSYGYVYVAQIAMGASQMQTLRAIQEAEAYPGPSLVIAYSPCINHGLRNGMGKSQKEEKLAVESGYWATYRFNPLLEKEGKNPFTLDSKEPDWTKFQDFLSGEVRYSSLKKQFPEAADELFQAAETNAKWRYNSYRRLAALDYSK from the coding sequence ATGTCGGAAACGAAAAAAGAAATGAAATCGATGGACGGCAACATGGCCGCGGCGCATGTTGCGTACGCGTTTACCGAGGTGGCGGCGATTTATCCCATTACTCCTTCGTCACCCATCGCCGAATACATTGACGACTGGGCGGCCGCCGGGAAGCGGAATATTTTCGGAAATGTCATCCGTGTGGTCGAACTGCAGTCCGAGGCGGGAGCGGCGGGGGCCGTTCACGGCGCGCTGCAGTCAGGGGTCCTGTCGAGCACCTATACCGCGTCCCAGGGTCTCCTCCTGATGATCCCCAACATGTACAAGATGTCGGGGGAGTTGCTGCCCGCGGTCCTTCATGTCACCGCGCGTTCGCTCTCCACCCATGCCCTTTCGATTTTTGGAGACCATTCCGACGTTTACGCAGTGCGCCAGACCGGTTTTGCGATGCTCGCGAGCGGGAGCGTCCAGGAGGTGATGGACCTGGGAAGCGTGGCGCATCTCGCGGCCATAAAAGGGCGTGTCCCGTTCCTGCACTTCTTCGACGGGTTTCGCACCTCCCACGAGATCCAGAAAATCGAGGTCATCGATTACAACCAGCTCGCGGGGCTGCTGGATTATACCGCGCTCGAGGAATTCAGGCACAGGGCCCTCAATCCGGAAAATCCGGTTACACGCGGTACGTCGCAGAACCCGGACATCTATTTCCAGATGCGCGAGGCCTCGAACAGGTATTACGACGCCATCCCCGACATGGTCGAAGGATACATGCGGGAGATCAGCAATATTACGGGACGCGAATACCTGCCCTTCAATTATTACGGCGCGAAGGACGCGGAATACGTCATCGTCGCCATGGGCTCGGTGACCGAGACGCTCAAGGAAGTGATCGACGTGCTTGTGAGCCAGGGCGAAAAGGTGGGCCTGCTCTCGGTGCACCTGTACCGACCGTTCTCGAAGAAATACTTCATGAAAGTCATCCCCAGCACGGTGCGCCGTATTGCGGTGCTGGACAGGACCAAGGAGCCGGGCGCCAACGGCGGACCTCTTTACCGGGAGGTAAGGGAAATTTTTTATACCGCGGACAAGAGCCCGATCGTCGTGGGCGGCATCTATGGCCTTTCCTCTAAGGACGTGACGCCGGGCAGGCTCCTGCCGGTGTTCGACAATCTCAAATCGTTCGAGCCCAAGAACTTCTTCACCGTAGGCATTATCGACGACGTAACCTTCAGATCGCTGCCCATTGGTGAGCAGAGGTACCTTGGGCCCAAGAACACCTTCGCCGCGAAGTTCTACGGCTTAGGCGCGGACGGAACGGTGGGTGCGAATAAGAACTCGATGAAAATCATCGGAGACAATACCGGCCTCTACGCGCAGGCGTATTTTGCGTATGACGCGAAGAAATCAGGCGGACTCACCGTGTCGCATCTCCGGTTCTGCAAGGATCCGATCAAATCGACGTACCTCATTCATCACCCGAGCTTTGTGGCGTGTCACGTGCCGTCGTACATCTACCAGTACGACGTCCTGGACGGCCTGGATCGCGAGGGAACCTTCCTCCTTAACAGCATCTGGGACGCCGAGGAGACCAAGCGGCGACTCCCGGACCGGATGAAGAAATACCTGGCGGATTACGAGATCAAGTTCTATGTCATCAACGCGACGAAAATCGCCGAGGACCTTGGCCTGGGCAACAGGACGAATTCGATCATGCAGGCGGCGTTCTTCAAGCTTTCCGGCGTCATCGAATACGAGAAGGCCGTCGAGTACATGAACAAGGCGATAAAGAAGAGCTACGGCCTTAAGGGCGAGCATGTCGTCAAGATGAACATCGACGCCATCGCGCACGCAGCCGAAGGACTAATCAAGATCGAGATACCCTCCGAATGGAAGAATATCAGCCTTCTGAAGTCGAATAACATATTCGGCAAGAAGAGCTTTGTAAACAAGGTGTTCGAGCCCATGAACGTCCAGGAGGGAAACCAGCTTTCCGTAAGCGCGTTCATTGACCGCCCGGATGGGACATTCCCGCAGGGAACGGCGGCGCTGGAAAAGCGCGGGATCGCGGTCAAGGTGCCCGAATGGATACCCGCCAATTGCATACAGTGTAACCAGTGTTCGTACGTGTGCCCGCACGCGGTAATCCGCCCGTTCCTTCTGGATGCAAAGGAGGCCGCGAGCCTTCCCGGCGGCATTCCGGTGCTGGATGGAAAGGGGAAGGACCTTGATGCCTACAAATTCCGTATCCAGGTGAGCGTACTCGACTGTACAGGGTGCGGCAATTGCGCCGATATCTGCCCGGCCAAGGAGAAGGCGCTCGTCATGATGCCATTGGACAGCCAGCTTGACCAGGCCAATAACTGGATGCACATGCACCATAATGTCACCTACAAAGACACCGTACTGCCGAAGACCACCATTAAGGGAAGCCAGTTCGCCCAGCCGCTCTTCGAGTTTTCGGGCGCGTGTTCCGGCTGCGGTGAAACGCCGTATATCAAACTCCTGACCCAGCTTTTCGGTGATCGCATGATGATCGCCAATGCCACGGGATGCTCCTCGATCTACGGCGGAACCGCGCCCTCCACGCCCTATACCGTGAACGCGAAGGGGCGGGGACCCTCGTGGGCAAGCTCTCTTTTTGAGGATGCCGCGGAATATGGGTATGGCATGTACCTGGGCGTCGAGCACATGAAGCAGCGGATCATCGACCTGACGAAAAAATTCCTGGAAGGCGGGTTATCCCCCGAGACGAAACTGGCGCTGGGGGAATGGATTGAAAACAGAAACGATGCTCAGAAGAGCATCGAGATAACCGCGCGCCTTATTCCCCTGCTTGAGGCCGAGAGCGACAACAGCGCGAAAGAGATCCTGAGCCTCCGCCAGTATCTCATCAAGAAGTCGGTGTGGTCTATCGGCGGGGACGGCTGGGCGTACGATATAGGGTTTGGCGGACTGGATCACGTTATCGCCAGCGGTGAAGACATTAATCTGCTCGTGCTCGATACCGAGGTGTACTCGAACACCGGCGGCCAGTCCTCGAAATCGACCCCCACGGCGGCTGTTGCCAAATTCGCAGCGGCGGGCAAAAGGATCCGTAAAAAGGACCTGGGCATGATGGCGATGTCCTACGGCTACGTGTATGTCGCGCAGATCGCGATGGGGGCCAGCCAGATGCAAACGCTGCGGGCGATACAGGAAGCGGAGGCCTATCCCGGCCCCTCGCTCGTAATCGCGTATTCCCCGTGCATCAACCACGGGTTGCGGAACGGAATGGGAAAATCCCAGAAGGAAGAAAAGCTCGCGGTCGAGTCCGGGTATTGGGCCACGTACCGCTTCAATCCGCTTCTCGAAAAAGAGGGAAAGAATCCCTTTACGCTCGATTCCAAGGAACCGGACTGGACAAAATTTCAGGACTTCCTGTCCGGCGAGGTCCGATATTCTTCGCTTAAAAAGCAGTTTCCCGAAGCGGCGGACGAGCTTTTCCAGGCGGCCGAGACGAACGCGAAATGGCGCTACAATTCCTATCGCCGGCTCGCGGCATTGGATTACTCGAAGTAG
- the hisB gene encoding imidazoleglycerol-phosphate dehydratase HisB, whose amino-acid sequence MRKAEIKRSTSETDITVKLVLGSPDKPVVRSGVPFFDHMLNAMARHGHVFLDLECRGDNELDDHHSVEDIGICMGKAFRKAMGDKAGIVRFGQATVPMDDALCLAAVDISGRCYFRYTGPDLKGYIGNYHEELTLEFLRSFADNAGINLHVMLYYGENRHHIHEAIFKALGIALYRAYSIDPGYADQVPSTKDVLA is encoded by the coding sequence ATGCGTAAAGCCGAAATCAAACGCTCGACATCGGAGACCGATATTACCGTAAAGCTCGTGCTCGGAAGCCCGGACAAGCCGGTCGTTCGCTCGGGCGTGCCCTTCTTCGACCACATGCTGAACGCGATGGCGCGCCACGGGCACGTCTTTCTCGACCTTGAATGCAGGGGCGACAACGAGCTTGACGACCACCACTCCGTTGAGGATATCGGGATCTGCATGGGTAAGGCGTTCCGGAAGGCGATGGGCGACAAGGCCGGGATCGTGCGGTTCGGCCAGGCGACGGTACCCATGGACGACGCCCTGTGCCTCGCCGCCGTGGATATATCGGGCCGATGCTATTTCCGCTATACCGGCCCTGACCTGAAGGGATACATCGGGAACTACCACGAAGAGCTCACCCTTGAGTTCCTGCGTTCCTTCGCCGATAACGCCGGGATAAACCTGCATGTCATGCTGTACTATGGCGAAAACCGCCACCACATCCACGAGGCGATATTCAAGGCCCTGGGGATAGCCCTGTACCGTGCCTATTCGATCGATCCGGGTTACGCGGACCAGGTCCCCTCCACCAAGGATGTACTCGCATGA
- the hisH gene encoding imidazole glycerol phosphate synthase subunit HisH has product MITVIDYGMGNLRSVVKAIEKYTPDVRVSSDPASIKDSAGLIMPGDGAFGMAMQHLREMGWLEPLLEYIRGGGYFMGICLGYQLLFSTSEEFGHHEGMGVIPGKVVRFPAGDLKVPHMGWNDVALRRDSVFLKGVPDGSHFYFIHSYYPEIGDPSWVLGEVRYGVSFPCIVGKGNVVATQFHPEKSWKVGLRIVENFVGAVCS; this is encoded by the coding sequence ATGATAACCGTCATCGATTACGGCATGGGCAACCTTCGCTCGGTGGTGAAGGCGATCGAGAAATACACCCCGGACGTCCGGGTATCGAGCGATCCCGCATCCATAAAGGATTCGGCCGGGCTCATCATGCCGGGGGACGGAGCGTTCGGGATGGCGATGCAGCACCTGCGTGAAATGGGCTGGCTCGAACCCCTGCTGGAATATATCCGCGGGGGCGGCTATTTCATGGGCATTTGCCTGGGATACCAGCTTCTTTTTTCCACAAGCGAGGAATTCGGGCACCACGAGGGTATGGGCGTAATCCCCGGAAAAGTCGTGCGCTTTCCCGCCGGGGATCTCAAGGTCCCGCACATGGGATGGAACGATGTGGCGCTCAGGCGCGATTCGGTGTTCCTGAAGGGAGTCCCCGACGGTTCGCATTTTTATTTCATCCACAGCTACTACCCCGAGATAGGCGATCCCTCCTGGGTACTGGGCGAGGTCCGCTACGGCGTATCGTTCCCCTGCATCGTGGGGAAAGGCAACGTGGTCGCCACGCAGTTCCACCCTGAAAAAAGCTGGAAGGTGGGCCTTAGGATAGTCGAAAACTTCGTCGGGGCGGTATGCTCGTAA
- the hisA gene encoding 1-(5-phosphoribosyl)-5-[(5-phosphoribosylamino)methylideneamino]imidazole-4-carboxamide isomerase yields the protein MLVIPAIDLRNGKCVRLIQGDPERMTVYSDDPVEMARRFQDMGARLIHVVDLDGAFEGKPVNDALVVRMAAAVKVPLEIGGGIRNAQAIRRYADAGIGRIIMGSVVLDPGFGELLTEFGKYIVAGVDARDSMVAVHGWKTVSGVKAFNFINMLKNSGLDEIIYTDISTDGMLSGPNIAAMRRILEDVPGIRLVASGGVSSMTDIENLAELEPMGLIGCIVGKAYYDGRVDLKEACARFA from the coding sequence ATGCTCGTAATTCCCGCCATCGACCTTCGAAATGGGAAATGCGTGCGGCTGATCCAGGGAGACCCGGAACGCATGACCGTATATTCCGACGATCCCGTGGAGATGGCGCGCCGCTTCCAGGACATGGGGGCGAGGCTCATTCACGTAGTGGACCTGGACGGGGCGTTCGAGGGGAAGCCGGTGAACGACGCGCTGGTGGTGCGGATGGCGGCCGCGGTGAAGGTTCCCCTCGAGATCGGGGGCGGCATCAGGAACGCCCAGGCCATCAGGCGCTATGCGGATGCGGGCATCGGGAGGATAATCATGGGCTCGGTCGTCCTGGACCCGGGGTTCGGGGAATTGCTCACGGAATTTGGAAAATATATAGTGGCGGGCGTCGATGCGCGTGACTCCATGGTCGCCGTGCACGGCTGGAAGACGGTGTCCGGGGTAAAGGCCTTCAATTTTATAAATATGTTGAAAAATTCGGGGCTCGATGAGATCATCTACACGGACATCTCCACCGACGGCATGCTCTCGGGTCCCAATATCGCCGCGATGAGACGCATCCTGGAGGATGTCCCGGGGATCAGGCTGGTCGCCTCGGGCGGTGTTTCCTCGATGACCGATATTGAGAATCTCGCCGAGCTGGAGCCCATGGGCCTTATAGGCTGCATCGTGGGAAAAGCGTACTACGACGGCAGGGTAGATTTGAAAGAGGCGTGTGCCAGGTTCGCATAA